One Desulfobulbus propionicus DSM 2032 DNA segment encodes these proteins:
- a CDS encoding PilW family protein yields MSTWRVVPPWNRSAGFSLLEMLVALAIVSIIIASMTAVFERSGRLYTTQNAAAALQQEVRAAMDVIVSETRMAAYDPAKSGDFKIRKAEATQFRFEADYDGDEKVGGYKADGTVAKNDPYSKSPESRCENRTFRYNLTGKSIHSICGTDAETLIGGADSNIKVTALDFSYRDKKNNPTSLVSEIRGAVITITAQAPAGREGMIERTYRTSVDFRNTGLNNM; encoded by the coding sequence ATGAGCACTTGGAGAGTCGTTCCTCCCTGGAATCGGTCAGCCGGCTTTTCGCTGCTGGAGATGCTGGTGGCCCTGGCCATTGTCAGCATCATCATCGCCTCGATGACTGCGGTCTTTGAACGTTCCGGCAGACTGTACACCACCCAGAACGCGGCCGCGGCCCTGCAACAGGAGGTGCGCGCCGCCATGGATGTGATTGTCAGTGAAACACGGATGGCGGCCTATGATCCCGCCAAGAGCGGTGATTTTAAGATTAGAAAGGCGGAAGCCACACAATTTCGCTTCGAGGCTGATTACGACGGCGATGAAAAAGTCGGCGGCTATAAAGCGGACGGAACCGTAGCGAAAAACGACCCTTACAGCAAATCCCCTGAAAGCAGGTGTGAGAATCGAACCTTCCGCTACAATCTGACCGGTAAATCCATACATAGCATTTGTGGCACCGACGCCGAAACCTTGATCGGCGGCGCAGACTCCAATATCAAGGTGACCGCCCTGGATTTCAGTTATCGCGACAAAAAGAACAATCCCACCTCGCTTGTTTCGGAGATTCGCGGCGCGGTCATCACCATCACCGCCCAGGCTCCGGCGGGCCGGGAGGGGATGATCGAGCGCACCTACCGGACCTCGGTCGATTTCCGCAACACCGGCTTGAACAATATGTGA
- a CDS encoding type IV pilus modification PilV family protein has protein sequence MNTESVNNRGKGQQGFTLLEVMIAVSILTIGILSVVGIQYHIVNGNTNGNVVTHQLNLAQRIMEQYKNQSNPNSLNNSTLNNVDETGQPGGPYRVDVVVSNPMGGTASRFITVTVTRLGGIGGHPITLRSLTQGNGV, from the coding sequence ATGAACACGGAAAGTGTGAACAACAGGGGAAAGGGGCAACAGGGATTTACCCTGCTTGAGGTCATGATCGCGGTGTCGATCTTGACCATCGGCATTCTGTCGGTGGTCGGTATTCAGTATCATATCGTCAACGGCAACACCAATGGCAACGTGGTCACCCACCAGCTGAACCTGGCGCAGCGGATCATGGAGCAGTATAAAAACCAGTCCAACCCCAACTCGCTGAACAACAGCACCCTGAACAATGTCGATGAAACCGGCCAGCCTGGCGGGCCGTACAGAGTGGATGTGGTGGTGAGCAATCCCATGGGAGGAACGGCTTCCCGTTTCATCACCGTGACCGTCACCCGCCTGGGCGGCATTGGCGGTCATCCGATCACCCTTCGCAGCTTGACACAGGGGAACGGGGTATGA
- a CDS encoding pilus assembly PilX family protein: MPSKTYSTWQGKPPLDNEHGFVMVMALMMLVVLSIMGGASMMIRNTEQQIVRNTEIIHTNFYAVEAVTVEGATAIENLSDTDLLEDPLKSLSLATHKWLRPNDPDGGSVIDLEISANWPDPLITPQATSFTVGDRDIVPNGYDSDGTKDKDRIWYAAVQGNLNSDNNSYDICAGSDVSNSEKVEKCYTVYGMYDVKSGTGKAYAGRRLLMVGYKKTVYLP; encoded by the coding sequence ATGCCGTCTAAGACTTACAGTACATGGCAGGGAAAGCCCCCGCTGGACAACGAACACGGCTTTGTCATGGTCATGGCGCTGATGATGCTGGTGGTGTTGTCCATCATGGGCGGGGCCTCGATGATGATTCGCAACACCGAGCAGCAGATCGTGCGCAATACCGAGATCATCCACACCAACTTTTACGCGGTGGAAGCGGTGACCGTGGAAGGGGCGACGGCCATTGAAAATCTGAGCGATACCGATTTGCTTGAGGACCCACTGAAAAGTTTGAGTCTCGCCACCCACAAATGGTTACGGCCCAATGATCCGGACGGCGGCAGCGTGATCGATCTGGAGATAAGCGCCAACTGGCCCGATCCGCTGATCACCCCACAGGCCACCTCCTTTACCGTTGGAGATCGGGATATTGTCCCCAATGGGTATGATTCGGACGGCACCAAGGACAAGGACCGTATCTGGTATGCCGCCGTTCAGGGCAATCTCAATTCGGATAACAACAGTTACGATATCTGCGCCGGTTCCGATGTGTCGAATTCCGAGAAGGTGGAAAAATGTTACACCGTCTACGGCATGTACGATGTCAAGTCCGGCACGGGTAAGGCGTATGCGGGCCGGCGGCTGCTGATGGTCGGCTATAAAAAAACAGTCTATCTGCCTTGA
- a CDS encoding PilC/PilY family type IV pilus protein — protein sequence MKSLVNRMGKMKMRWWAGVLAALIMMAVHGRAVADTYSIAAFSGAAVTEHTGTVTLTVQLDKPVAVGDTVQFAVTTAGTATAGSDYTPPAASLTINPGEDNGTITVALADDHLVESTENIVVSLAGDPASNAAGLNQSATITIADDGDTYAVSGFSGVTVSEDGGNANLIVQLNQPVRTGDTVVLDVSHTAGTAAAGSDYTAPASTLTITGDDSVTSGTISVPIINDSLVETAEQFSVGIGANSANVTTGGNSSATVTINDAGDTYAVSGFSGITVDEGAGTATLTVQLNQAVVTGDSVVLNVSHASGTATAGSDYTAPASTLTIAAGADSGTISVPITNDILVEETEQFTVGISASSTNVITTGHESATVTINDDGDTYAVVGFANATVAESVGNVTLTVKLNQPVRTGDTVVFNVSHTPGTAAEGADYTAPASTLTINGDGSVTSGTISVPIINDNLVETAEQFSVGIGANSANVTTAGYTSATVTINVDEKYTIKFINATLEEPSGTPANMPFTVTVTPAVQAQHNGLTFKWRTYGGSAVSGNDFAYTTDQFTLATGDTTLGPANVPVNPDTEDESAEYFYAGPISGGTLPVTVCNFVFATGTITDNDHRIIPSWNTDGIVTLESPAGTPVAITSGSPVPIADKQAAVFTVKADHRIQSVTINGVDPASLSYVTIANAADPKERTYTFTDTTPQQINTHTLNVVFDHQISMKSEGGGTVAHTSGTGQTVHDSGPEGVIADHGGNESFTLTADGGSCVTELEVDGNALGGYASDTDNYTGNTHTFSNVTDSTHSILARFGNATVTVLLGADDGATGTDEDLYVQSHSNGWRAYKADASSNKIDATPFKAGVHGGSFSAPGDTGSCDVRYILVEFLAIDGWQKPADILIDLQNNFIDQQVTGLYDADSHVLSLTATNGTISRSPEGDTWVGQNQYIYPQNTTVTLSAAGKAGWYFSLWKGDIGSATATDPSITVIMDKDRNVEAVFVEPCQDADGDSYTVSSQGGTCSASTEADCDDTNMSIYPGAAEVCGDGIDQDCNGSDLACSGNDKDDDGDGYTENQGDCDDTSTSVAPGLYDDPATAADEDCYDGPKDKGSEVTCVTASDVPANAAVKPAPPLIMFLLDDSGSMDWEFMTSEDNQRFNGDGYVFPCNVIQKTYSDSDYPALSLAERRLWKSQWFGYNRIYFNPSVTYTPWPKWEEVVGSANVRAHEREYNPTATGATFPETAYATGYTHADMDFPRMNSHDASTTYGSMYHPGDSASNRSNYQIELNAEYFTVSAGQQVTVTRTTSSTGTSTYADAVGLSTRYDIQSSVSKGYPVSSFSTTSIPYKPEIIFDNSDSTVYSELGNWYDTTNDPQYAWNGNGRFTEVAGRSAYWGLNLTAAQAGNYYVYVWVNEDSARDGKATYTISYYNTSNQLVSSTYTIDQSYDNGWGKTPRYGARWLRLNSSKIAFKAQTSSATIVVPNAHYYTWNDTDGDGEQEAGEDVYLVTIPGSGYGVGDYSLHYYLFTDADSDNVVDNGELTEKTGAEVPTSVIPKRYDAAGNQITNASQLAYMVRQDFADWFSFYRKRMLTTKAAIGLTVEGMKGVELGLHTINRSVSEPLVEMTTADSAEKVAFLSTIYNIRASGSTPLRRGLYEVGKYFEKGTSGDYSGLLTTSGLGTNQGSTCTSADTSVFWDADKNDDLDTCDDSGGECQRAYVVAMTDGYYNEDFYSIVNIDGNSAYNTYAVLKDSAKYTLADVAMYFYATDLDGGLGDNVPSKGYDENAKQHLVTYTVAFGVAGEYEPDLFPDCLPKCDEPGGADCPLISDLTSLAYSGYSSTGGPYDGKCPAWWTEDPNYSNESPKRIDDLYHAAVNSRGAFLNAADPAELVAAMQTIRDLIEEQTGTASSVSINANKIEEDTLLFQTTYDSSDWNGDVLAKCLDSSGKVAACSKVSCQASCSADYTSCVAACNGDAICEASCTATKTTCTSSCSGESCSESYDACLVNCTTSSCQTACGSARSSCLLNPPEVKWSAAKQIAGVAAADRQIITADIGGNGLPFRWNSLNATMQAQLQQDEYIFNYLRGDSTYERRNDTGGVRNFRNRSSKLGDFINSEPYHYSNTTLGIDWVIVGGNDGMLHIFDGTTGDEVFAYIPQAIFGNLHLLSQEAYTHTAFVDGYVTVKDLGGKVVLVGGLGKGGKGFFALDLTSAAQHKTDIENYASEIVLWEYTTTSTAGYVAAAEVKDNLGYSFSRPQIASTNDSGTDWVLVFGNGYESANGHAVLFTVGLSDFGQIQWTKIIDTGVGNNTSGTECNGLSTPALIFPQGDTINDFVYAGDLLGNLWKFDINAVTKDDWEIYFENSAAVKQPMFQARSEAGYRQPITVQPVITSACPTDEKGYMIIFGTGRILDPGTDFLDQSVQTMYGLWDWSNSWKAAGNTTPEQTYLGTFQAKNTTVATACTSACTATLGTATTSGTCLYDCSGDSDCEADCMSEYASCTTNCGAVRSLSNAATVVGTASAPYVTLLRQTQIWAGGVNYNSDGTKQETVYGATDSDLYDEIIRVVSDNYIDWYLPSEQAEFAASSKKTARHVGWYFDLPANGERIVRDMTIINGKLIFTSTIPSDSPCESGGSSYNWAVDACTGGLLGSAFFDLNKDDEIDADDYINIGTPAKPIYVAPSAFKVEGITPAVTVVDTTGEYQRLYTPEKDELLTPIANVEGTPIIYWRELEWK from the coding sequence ATGAAATCATTGGTGAACAGGATGGGAAAGATGAAGATGCGGTGGTGGGCCGGTGTGTTGGCGGCGTTGATCATGATGGCCGTCCATGGCCGGGCTGTGGCGGATACCTACAGTATCGCCGCATTTTCCGGGGCTGCGGTCACGGAGCACACGGGAACCGTGACGTTGACGGTGCAGTTGGATAAGCCTGTCGCGGTTGGTGACACGGTACAGTTTGCCGTGACGACGGCAGGAACGGCTACTGCCGGCAGCGATTACACGCCTCCGGCGGCATCCCTGACCATCAATCCTGGAGAGGACAACGGCACGATCACTGTGGCCCTTGCCGATGACCATCTGGTCGAATCAACGGAGAATATTGTCGTCTCGCTCGCGGGGGACCCGGCAAGCAACGCGGCGGGTCTCAATCAAAGCGCCACCATCACGATTGCCGACGATGGCGATACCTATGCGGTGAGCGGATTTTCCGGGGTCACCGTCAGCGAGGATGGCGGCAACGCGAACCTGATCGTTCAACTCAATCAACCGGTGCGTACCGGCGACACGGTGGTACTGGATGTTTCGCACACAGCGGGCACGGCGGCGGCAGGTTCGGATTACACCGCGCCCGCCTCCACCTTGACGATCACCGGCGACGACTCGGTGACCAGCGGCACGATCAGTGTGCCGATCATCAATGACAGCCTGGTGGAGACGGCGGAGCAATTCAGTGTCGGCATCGGCGCCAATTCGGCCAATGTGACGACAGGGGGCAACAGCAGTGCCACGGTGACCATCAACGATGCCGGCGATACCTATGCGGTGAGCGGCTTTTCGGGGATAACGGTCGACGAGGGCGCGGGCACAGCGACCTTGACGGTGCAGCTGAACCAGGCGGTGGTCACGGGAGACAGCGTGGTGCTCAATGTTTCGCACGCATCGGGCACGGCGACCGCGGGATCGGATTACACCGCGCCCGCTTCCACCCTGACGATTGCTGCCGGCGCGGACAGCGGCACGATCAGCGTGCCGATCACCAATGACATCCTGGTGGAGGAAACGGAACAGTTCACGGTTGGCATCAGTGCGTCTTCGACCAATGTGATTACCACGGGCCATGAGAGCGCCACGGTGACCATCAATGACGATGGCGACACCTACGCGGTGGTCGGATTTGCAAACGCCACTGTCGCCGAGAGCGTTGGCAACGTGACGTTGACGGTGAAATTGAATCAGCCGGTGCGGACGGGCGACACGGTGGTGTTCAATGTATCGCATACCCCGGGAACGGCGGCCGAGGGGGCGGATTACACCGCGCCCGCCTCCACCCTGACGATCAACGGTGACGGCTCGGTGACCAGCGGCACGATCAGCGTGCCGATCATCAATGACAACCTGGTGGAGACGGCGGAGCAGTTCAGCGTCGGCATCGGCGCCAATTCCGCCAACGTGACCACCGCCGGTTACACCAGCGCCACGGTCACCATTAATGTCGATGAAAAATACACGATTAAATTCATCAATGCGACCCTGGAGGAGCCCTCGGGGACTCCGGCAAACATGCCGTTCACGGTCACCGTCACTCCTGCGGTGCAGGCGCAACATAATGGTTTAACTTTCAAATGGCGCACATACGGCGGTTCTGCCGTTTCGGGCAATGATTTTGCCTATACAACCGACCAGTTTACCCTGGCAACAGGCGATACAACCCTTGGTCCCGCCAATGTCCCCGTCAATCCGGACACCGAGGACGAGTCTGCCGAATATTTTTATGCCGGACCCATAAGCGGCGGCACTTTGCCGGTGACGGTATGCAATTTTGTCTTTGCAACCGGGACGATCACCGACAATGATCATCGTATCATCCCCAGTTGGAATACCGACGGCATTGTGACCCTGGAAAGCCCGGCGGGCACCCCGGTGGCCATCACTAGCGGCAGCCCGGTACCGATTGCCGACAAGCAGGCGGCAGTGTTCACCGTCAAGGCCGACCACCGGATTCAATCGGTGACCATTAACGGGGTTGATCCTGCCTCGCTCTCCTATGTCACCATCGCCAATGCCGCCGACCCCAAGGAGCGCACCTACACGTTCACCGACACCACCCCCCAGCAGATCAACACCCACACCTTGAACGTGGTGTTCGATCATCAGATCAGCATGAAGTCCGAAGGCGGCGGCACGGTGGCCCATACCAGCGGCACCGGCCAAACCGTTCACGACAGCGGGCCGGAAGGAGTCATCGCCGACCACGGCGGCAACGAAAGTTTCACCCTGACCGCTGATGGTGGATCGTGCGTCACGGAACTTGAGGTGGACGGCAATGCTCTGGGAGGCTATGCCTCGGATACCGACAATTACACCGGCAACACCCATACCTTCAGCAACGTCACCGACTCAACCCACAGCATTCTCGCACGATTCGGCAACGCCACGGTAACGGTCTTGTTGGGTGCCGATGACGGCGCCACCGGCACAGACGAGGATCTTTATGTGCAAAGTCACAGCAACGGCTGGAGGGCCTACAAGGCGGACGCCTCGTCCAATAAAATCGACGCCACGCCCTTCAAGGCCGGTGTGCATGGAGGTTCCTTTTCGGCTCCGGGCGATACCGGGTCCTGCGATGTCCGTTACATTCTGGTCGAATTTCTGGCCATTGATGGTTGGCAGAAACCCGCCGACATTCTCATCGATCTGCAAAACAACTTCATCGATCAGCAGGTCACCGGCTTGTACGATGCCGACTCCCACGTCCTGAGCCTTACCGCCACCAACGGCACAATCAGTCGTTCGCCTGAAGGAGACACCTGGGTAGGGCAAAACCAATACATCTATCCGCAAAACACAACCGTCACCCTCAGTGCCGCCGGCAAGGCCGGGTGGTATTTCTCGTTGTGGAAGGGCGATATCGGTTCGGCCACCGCCACCGATCCCTCGATTACCGTGATCATGGACAAGGATCGCAATGTCGAGGCTGTCTTTGTCGAGCCCTGCCAGGATGCCGATGGTGACAGTTATACCGTCAGTTCCCAGGGAGGAACCTGTTCCGCCAGTACCGAGGCCGATTGCGACGACACCAATATGTCGATCTATCCCGGGGCCGCCGAGGTCTGCGGTGACGGCATCGATCAGGATTGCAACGGTTCCGATCTGGCCTGCAGCGGCAACGATAAAGATGACGACGGCGACGGCTACACCGAGAATCAGGGCGATTGCGACGATACCTCGACCAGTGTCGCCCCTGGTTTATACGACGATCCGGCGACGGCTGCCGACGAAGACTGCTATGACGGCCCCAAGGACAAGGGTTCGGAGGTGACGTGCGTGACCGCCTCGGATGTACCGGCCAATGCTGCGGTCAAGCCCGCGCCGCCGTTGATCATGTTCCTGCTCGACGACTCGGGCAGTATGGACTGGGAATTTATGACCAGCGAGGATAATCAGCGGTTCAACGGCGATGGCTATGTCTTTCCTTGCAACGTGATCCAAAAAACCTACAGTGATAGCGATTATCCCGCCCTGAGCCTGGCTGAACGGCGGCTGTGGAAGAGTCAATGGTTTGGCTATAACCGGATTTATTTCAACCCCAGCGTGACCTACACCCCGTGGCCGAAGTGGGAAGAGGTGGTTGGCAGTGCCAATGTTCGGGCCCACGAACGCGAATACAATCCGACCGCCACCGGGGCCACTTTTCCGGAAACGGCCTACGCCACCGGCTACACCCACGCGGACATGGATTTTCCGCGTATGAACTCCCATGATGCCAGCACCACCTACGGTTCCATGTATCACCCCGGCGATTCGGCATCGAATCGGAGCAACTACCAGATTGAGCTCAATGCCGAATATTTCACGGTCAGTGCCGGGCAACAGGTAACGGTGACCAGGACAACCAGCAGCACCGGCACTTCCACCTATGCCGATGCCGTTGGTCTGTCTACCCGGTACGATATTCAGTCAAGCGTCAGCAAGGGCTATCCGGTCAGCAGTTTTTCGACCACGAGCATCCCCTACAAGCCGGAGATCATTTTCGACAATTCTGACAGCACAGTCTACTCCGAACTGGGCAATTGGTATGATACCACCAATGACCCGCAATACGCCTGGAATGGCAATGGACGGTTCACCGAGGTTGCCGGCCGTTCCGCCTATTGGGGATTGAATCTCACCGCCGCCCAGGCCGGCAATTATTATGTGTATGTCTGGGTCAACGAAGATTCGGCCAGGGACGGCAAGGCCACGTATACCATTTCGTATTACAACACGAGCAATCAGCTGGTCTCCTCGACTTATACTATTGATCAGAGCTATGATAACGGATGGGGGAAAACTCCACGCTACGGGGCGCGTTGGCTGCGACTCAACAGTTCGAAGATTGCCTTCAAGGCGCAGACCTCCAGCGCCACCATTGTCGTGCCCAACGCTCACTATTACACATGGAACGACACCGACGGCGATGGCGAACAGGAAGCGGGAGAAGATGTTTATCTCGTGACCATTCCCGGCTCCGGTTACGGCGTGGGGGACTATTCCCTGCACTACTATCTGTTCACCGACGCCGACTCGGATAATGTGGTCGATAACGGCGAGTTGACTGAAAAAACGGGTGCCGAGGTTCCAACCTCGGTCATACCCAAACGGTATGACGCGGCCGGCAATCAGATCACCAACGCCAGCCAGCTGGCCTACATGGTGCGCCAGGATTTTGCCGACTGGTTCTCCTTTTACCGCAAACGCATGCTGACCACCAAAGCGGCCATAGGCCTGACGGTCGAGGGCATGAAGGGCGTTGAATTAGGTTTGCACACCATCAATCGGAGCGTGTCCGAACCGCTGGTGGAGATGACCACCGCCGACAGCGCGGAGAAAGTTGCTTTTCTGTCAACCATCTATAACATCAGGGCCTCGGGAAGCACTCCCTTGCGCCGCGGCTTATACGAGGTGGGCAAGTATTTCGAAAAGGGAACATCCGGCGATTATTCCGGCTTGCTGACCACCTCCGGTCTAGGCACCAACCAGGGCAGTACCTGCACCTCGGCAGACACCTCGGTCTTTTGGGATGCCGACAAGAACGACGATCTCGATACTTGCGACGATTCCGGCGGTGAATGCCAGCGAGCCTATGTGGTTGCCATGACCGATGGCTATTATAACGAGGATTTTTACAGCATCGTTAATATCGATGGCAACAGCGCTTACAACACCTATGCCGTACTTAAGGACAGTGCCAAATATACCCTGGCCGATGTGGCCATGTATTTTTATGCCACCGATCTGGACGGCGGTTTAGGGGATAACGTGCCCAGCAAAGGCTATGACGAAAACGCCAAGCAGCATCTGGTAACCTACACCGTGGCGTTCGGCGTAGCCGGTGAATACGAACCGGATCTGTTCCCTGATTGTCTGCCCAAATGCGATGAGCCAGGAGGGGCGGACTGCCCCCTCATCAGCGATCTGACCTCCCTGGCCTACTCGGGCTACTCAAGCACGGGCGGGCCGTATGACGGCAAATGCCCGGCCTGGTGGACAGAAGACCCCAACTACTCCAATGAATCGCCCAAGCGGATCGATGACCTGTATCATGCCGCGGTCAACAGCCGTGGGGCCTTCCTCAATGCCGCCGATCCGGCGGAGTTGGTTGCGGCCATGCAGACCATCAGGGATCTGATCGAGGAGCAGACCGGCACCGCGTCGTCGGTGTCCATCAATGCCAATAAAATCGAGGAAGATACCCTCTTGTTCCAGACCACCTATGACTCCAGCGACTGGAACGGCGATGTGCTGGCGAAATGCCTGGATAGCTCCGGTAAAGTGGCGGCTTGCAGCAAAGTCAGCTGCCAGGCGAGTTGTAGCGCGGATTACACCAGTTGCGTTGCTGCCTGTAACGGCGATGCCATTTGCGAGGCGTCCTGTACGGCGACCAAGACCACCTGCACCAGTTCGTGCAGTGGAGAATCCTGCTCGGAGTCCTACGATGCCTGTCTTGTCAACTGCACCACCAGCAGTTGCCAGACCGCGTGCGGCAGCGCCCGAAGCAGCTGTCTGCTGAATCCTCCGGAGGTCAAATGGTCGGCGGCCAAACAAATCGCCGGCGTGGCTGCGGCCGACCGACAGATCATCACCGCCGATATTGGCGGCAACGGGCTGCCTTTCCGCTGGAACTCGTTGAATGCTACCATGCAGGCGCAGTTGCAGCAGGATGAATACATTTTCAATTATCTGCGCGGCGACAGCACCTATGAACGGCGGAACGACACCGGTGGTGTGAGGAATTTCCGCAATCGTTCCAGCAAGCTCGGAGATTTTATCAACTCCGAGCCGTACCACTATTCCAACACCACCCTGGGTATAGATTGGGTGATTGTCGGCGGCAACGACGGCATGCTCCATATTTTTGACGGTACAACCGGCGACGAAGTTTTTGCCTATATTCCGCAGGCGATCTTTGGCAATCTTCATCTGCTTTCGCAGGAAGCCTATACCCACACCGCTTTTGTCGATGGTTACGTCACGGTCAAGGATCTAGGTGGCAAGGTGGTCCTTGTGGGAGGACTCGGCAAAGGCGGCAAGGGGTTCTTTGCCCTTGATCTGACCTCCGCCGCCCAGCATAAAACGGACATTGAAAACTATGCCTCGGAAATCGTGCTATGGGAGTATACGACTACCTCCACCGCCGGGTATGTTGCCGCCGCCGAGGTGAAAGACAATCTGGGGTACAGCTTCTCCCGGCCCCAGATTGCTTCCACCAACGATAGCGGCACAGATTGGGTGCTGGTGTTCGGCAACGGCTACGAGAGTGCCAATGGACACGCGGTATTGTTCACCGTTGGCCTAAGCGATTTTGGCCAGATTCAGTGGACGAAGATCATCGATACCGGTGTCGGCAACAATACCAGCGGCACGGAGTGCAACGGCCTCTCCACCCCGGCCTTGATCTTTCCCCAGGGAGACACGATCAACGATTTCGTCTACGCGGGCGATCTGCTGGGCAATCTATGGAAGTTTGACATCAACGCGGTAACGAAGGACGATTGGGAGATTTATTTTGAAAACAGCGCCGCCGTCAAGCAGCCCATGTTCCAGGCCAGGAGCGAGGCAGGTTATCGGCAGCCGATCACCGTGCAGCCGGTGATCACCTCGGCCTGCCCCACGGACGAAAAAGGCTACATGATCATTTTTGGCACGGGCCGGATCCTTGACCCGGGCACCGACTTCCTCGATCAGAGCGTGCAGACCATGTATGGCCTCTGGGATTGGTCGAACTCATGGAAGGCTGCGGGCAATACCACGCCCGAACAGACCTATCTGGGGACCTTTCAGGCGAAAAACACCACCGTGGCCACTGCCTGCACTTCAGCCTGCACCGCGACCCTCGGCACCGCCACCACCTCCGGAACATGCCTGTATGACTGCAGCGGAGACAGCGATTGCGAGGCTGACTGCATGAGCGAGTATGCGTCCTGCACCACCAATTGCGGCGCGGTGCGCAGCCTTTCCAATGCGGCCACCGTGGTCGGCACGGCCAGCGCCCCCTATGTGACCCTGCTTCGTCAGACGCAGATTTGGGCCGGAGGGGTCAACTACAACAGTGACGGCACCAAGCAGGAAACCGTCTACGGTGCCACCGATTCCGACTTGTATGATGAAATAATTCGCGTGGTTTCCGATAACTACATCGATTGGTATCTGCCCTCCGAACAGGCCGAGTTTGCCGCGAGCAGCAAAAAAACAGCACGGCACGTAGGCTGGTATTTCGATCTGCCGGCCAATGGAGAGCGGATTGTCCGAGACATGACCATCATCAACGGCAAGCTGATTTTCACCAGCACCATCCCGTCGGATTCCCCCTGCGAGAGCGGCGGCTCGTCCTATAACTGGGCGGTTGATGCTTGTACCGGCGGGCTGTTGGGAAGCGCTTTCTTTGATCTCAACAAGGATGATGAGATCGACGCCGACGATTACATTAACATTGGTACGCCGGCGAAGCCGATCTATGTCGCACCATCGGCATTCAAGGTCGAAGGCATCACTCCGGCGGTCACCGTTGTCGATACAACTGGTGAATATCAGCGATTGTATACGCCTGAAAAGGATGAACTGCTGACTCCGATAGCCAATGTCGAGGGAACGCCCATCATTTACTGGCGCGAACTTGAATGGAAATAA